From Haloarcula hispanica ATCC 33960, the proteins below share one genomic window:
- a CDS encoding DUF7350 domain-containing protein has translation MNRREFLASAAFAGTTVLAGCGSLSSQSTRAPPLVENRPDATYRPTHAEGMGMAGMAQAGEYMVGLSYSFPHRFWTVTGTTAEKVDIRSEDSVHLMATIWDPETEMVLPVSAGLSITIERDGETVADKSPWPMISQNMGFHYGDNYALDGDGVYQLSVRVNGMGERRLGGFDGRFGEAGEATVEFDFAQSTRDQLSFEEFPDSQGERGAVDLMNMDMVPTSQVPEVSALPGTVLGTDKGSDGVYAVTWVQDAAFLSDGESYLAVSARTPYNRVPLPMMSLDGTVEADGETVFEDALTAAVHPEIGYHYGAIIETTAQDPSVGVDVVAPPQVSRHEGYETAFLTTPSFSFSGG, from the coding sequence ATGAATCGCCGAGAGTTCCTCGCCAGTGCCGCTTTCGCCGGCACGACGGTTCTGGCGGGGTGTGGTTCGCTGAGTTCCCAGTCGACACGCGCTCCCCCGCTGGTCGAGAACCGCCCCGATGCCACGTATCGCCCCACCCACGCCGAGGGGATGGGAATGGCCGGGATGGCACAGGCGGGTGAGTACATGGTCGGGCTGAGCTACTCCTTTCCCCACCGCTTCTGGACGGTCACCGGGACGACAGCCGAAAAGGTCGACATCCGGAGCGAGGACAGCGTCCACCTGATGGCAACCATCTGGGACCCCGAGACCGAGATGGTACTGCCGGTGTCTGCCGGCCTCTCGATCACCATCGAACGCGACGGCGAGACGGTCGCCGACAAGTCCCCGTGGCCGATGATCTCCCAGAACATGGGCTTTCACTACGGCGACAACTACGCGCTCGACGGCGACGGTGTCTACCAGCTTTCCGTCCGCGTCAACGGGATGGGGGAACGCCGACTGGGGGGCTTCGACGGTCGGTTCGGCGAGGCCGGCGAGGCAACGGTCGAGTTCGACTTCGCACAGTCCACCCGCGACCAACTCTCCTTCGAGGAGTTCCCGGACTCACAGGGCGAGCGCGGGGCGGTCGACCTGATGAACATGGACATGGTACCGACATCGCAGGTCCCAGAAGTGTCGGCCCTGCCCGGAACGGTCCTCGGGACGGACAAAGGGAGCGACGGCGTGTACGCCGTGACGTGGGTACAGGACGCCGCGTTCCTCTCCGATGGCGAGTCGTATCTCGCCGTCTCGGCTCGGACGCCGTACAACCGCGTTCCCCTTCCGATGATGTCGCTCGACGGGACTGTTGAGGCCGACGGCGAGACGGTGTTCGAGGACGCGCTGACCGCCGCGGTCCACCCCGAAATCGGGTATCACTACGGCGCAATCATTGAGACGACAGCCCAGGATCCGTCTGTCGGTGTCGACGTCGTCGCCCCGCCGCAGGTGTCCCGCCACGAGGGGTACGAGACGGCGTTCCTGACGACGCCCTCGTTCTCGTTTTCGGGAGGCTGA
- a CDS encoding DUF7861 family protein → MNHDRIHAQEPSHHRDRWTVGTITEIAERDGHCVVTVENESGEPTELVVTMAIRDLFVSRLDIGDDEDPVGERVWFRKRGGS, encoded by the coding sequence ATGAATCACGACCGCATTCACGCGCAGGAACCGTCACACCACCGCGACAGATGGACCGTCGGTACAATCACCGAGATAGCGGAGCGAGACGGCCACTGTGTCGTCACTGTTGAGAACGAGTCCGGCGAGCCGACTGAACTCGTCGTTACCATGGCCATTCGCGACCTGTTCGTCAGTCGGCTGGACATCGGCGACGACGAAGATCCGGTCGGCGAGCGCGTCTGGTTCCGGAAACGCGGCGGGTCGTAG
- a CDS encoding ABC transporter permease, protein MARDSDGGADGGGGGSTGTANSPSRERGRTVRNTIERRAIVGLAVATIALLLGIFYYPVATVFIDSVLVDGRLTGRVFVSILRDPFYLGEPARLLAGEPVGAVIESVLSSDRRLGVIGFTAYQAALSTVTSVALGLPAAYLLARFEFPGRRTLRSLTILPFVLPSIMVGVGFVATFGRNGTLNAVLGALGLGQVNLLFTLEAVVIAHAFYNAPLVARVTTAAWESVDASAVETARSLGASPVRAFRDVVAPQLYPSVLMGAALTFVFTFSTFPIVLALGGFQLATVEVFVYRLIRDLEYAEAAALALIELGISLGLLYAYLRYEAKHTVRSRGIRPLPRRPLTPPSFSVRELLPRLGLAVYAVVALAVFVAPIASMVLASLSGPEGLTLANYQFLIDRQTTGAAFQVQPWDAVRNSLLFGVASLAVALPMGVVVAVLTTRDYRGRKLVDAVAMAPLAVSGIVVGLGLLRGLVFGVEVGDTRLAVGGGLAIVAAHAVAGYPFVVRTVAPGLEGVDHTLVESARALGAPRARALLDIELPLVWPAVIAGAAFAFAISIGEFSATIVLASGTNQFTMPIAIERFIGRRLGPATAMGVVLLVVTSASFLLIDRLGGDDVGF, encoded by the coding sequence GTGGCCCGAGATTCAGACGGCGGTGCCGATGGTGGCGGCGGGGGGTCGACAGGGACAGCGAACAGTCCGTCCCGCGAGCGGGGCCGGACCGTCCGCAACACTATCGAGCGTCGGGCAATCGTCGGGCTCGCGGTCGCAACTATCGCCCTCTTGCTTGGCATCTTCTACTACCCGGTGGCGACGGTGTTCATCGACAGCGTCCTCGTCGACGGCCGCTTGACGGGCCGGGTGTTCGTCTCGATACTGCGGGACCCGTTCTACCTCGGAGAGCCGGCGCGGTTGCTCGCCGGCGAACCAGTGGGGGCCGTCATCGAGAGCGTCCTGTCGTCGGACCGGCGGCTGGGCGTCATCGGCTTCACGGCGTATCAGGCGGCCCTCTCGACCGTCACCAGCGTCGCTCTCGGCCTGCCAGCGGCGTACCTGCTGGCCCGGTTTGAGTTCCCGGGACGGCGGACGCTCCGGTCGCTGACGATTCTCCCGTTCGTTCTCCCGTCAATAATGGTCGGCGTCGGTTTCGTCGCCACGTTCGGCCGGAACGGGACGCTCAACGCCGTGCTCGGCGCGCTCGGTCTGGGACAGGTCAATCTCCTGTTCACGCTGGAGGCCGTCGTCATCGCTCACGCGTTCTACAACGCCCCGCTCGTGGCACGGGTGACCACCGCCGCCTGGGAGTCCGTCGACGCCAGTGCGGTCGAGACGGCCCGGAGCCTCGGCGCGAGCCCCGTCCGAGCGTTCCGCGACGTGGTCGCCCCGCAGCTGTACCCGTCGGTGCTGATGGGCGCAGCACTGACGTTCGTGTTCACCTTCAGCACGTTCCCCATCGTCCTCGCGCTGGGCGGGTTCCAGCTGGCGACCGTCGAGGTGTTCGTCTACCGGCTCATCCGAGACCTGGAGTACGCCGAGGCGGCCGCCCTCGCGCTGATTGAACTCGGCATCTCGCTGGGGCTGCTGTACGCGTACCTCCGGTACGAGGCCAAGCATACTGTCCGGTCGCGGGGGATTCGACCGCTTCCGCGGCGGCCGCTGACACCGCCGTCGTTCTCGGTCCGGGAACTGCTCCCCCGGCTGGGGCTCGCCGTCTACGCCGTCGTCGCGCTGGCGGTGTTCGTCGCGCCGATAGCGAGCATGGTGCTCGCCAGCCTCAGCGGCCCGGAGGGGCTGACGCTGGCGAACTATCAGTTCCTCATCGACCGCCAGACGACCGGCGCAGCGTTCCAGGTCCAGCCGTGGGATGCGGTCAGGAACTCACTGCTGTTCGGGGTCGCCTCGCTCGCCGTTGCCCTGCCGATGGGCGTCGTCGTGGCCGTCCTCACGACCCGGGACTACCGCGGTCGGAAGCTCGTCGACGCCGTGGCGATGGCCCCGCTGGCCGTGTCTGGCATCGTCGTCGGCCTCGGCCTGCTCCGAGGCCTCGTCTTCGGCGTCGAAGTCGGCGACACTCGTCTCGCCGTCGGCGGCGGCCTCGCCATCGTCGCCGCCCATGCCGTCGCCGGCTACCCGTTCGTCGTCCGGACGGTCGCGCCCGGACTCGAGGGAGTCGACCACACGCTGGTCGAATCCGCCCGCGCGCTCGGCGCGCCGCGTGCCAGAGCGCTGCTGGACATCGAACTGCCGCTCGTGTGGCCAGCGGTCATCGCTGGGGCCGCCTTTGCGTTCGCTATCTCTATCGGGGAGTTCTCGGCGACGATTGTCCTCGCCTCGGGAACGAACCAGTTCACGATGCCCATCGCCATCGAGCGGTTCATCGGCCGCCGGCTCGGTCCCGCGACAGCGATGGGCGTCGTCCTGCTCGTGGTCACCAGCGCGAGCTTCCTGCTCATCGACCGGCTGGGGGGTGACGACGTTGGGTTCTAA
- a CDS encoding beta-CASP ribonuclease aCPSF1 codes for MSTVDKQLEDVKATIDEEVPRRISVSDVTYEGPELVIYTRDPKEFAANSDLVRRLASKLRKRITVRPDPDVLAPPAEAEEAIRELIPEEAGVMDLNFHTDTGEVVVQAQKPGVVIGRRGSTLRDITQEVGWTPEVVRTPPIESSTVENVRNFLKQEREDRRDILERVGRQIHREPMSDDEYVRITTLGCCREVGRAAFILSTPDTRILIDCGNKPGSNGEQPYLDIPEAFGAGTNGIDAVVLTHAHLDHSALVPLLFEYGYDGPIYCTEPTRDLMGLLTLDYLDTAADDGRTPPYDSEMVREAIKHTIPLEYGDVTDIAPDIKLTLHNAGHVLGSSVCHFHVGDGLYNVAFSGDIHYDDTRLFDGAVNDFPRVETLVLESTYGGRNDYQTDQEDSERKLKQIIQNAYDRDGKVLIPTFAVGRSQELMLVLEEAMRNGDIPEMPVHLDGMIWEATAVHTTYPEYLRDGLQDRIFDEDQNPFLADQFNHIDGGDEERQEIADGDSAIILSTSGMLTGGPVMSWLEQLGPDPDSTLTFVDYQAQGTLGNRIQRGVDEAPVGGNGRSETVPLEMTVETVDGFSGHADRQGLENFVKTMNPRPEKILCVHGDESATQDLSSSLYHDQNIRTFAPENLETFRFR; via the coding sequence ATGAGCACTGTAGACAAGCAACTCGAAGACGTGAAGGCAACGATCGACGAGGAAGTCCCGCGCCGTATCTCCGTCTCGGATGTCACGTACGAGGGACCGGAACTCGTCATATACACGCGGGACCCGAAGGAGTTCGCCGCGAACAGCGACCTCGTTCGCCGGCTCGCGTCGAAACTCCGCAAGCGAATCACGGTCCGCCCGGACCCGGACGTACTGGCCCCGCCAGCCGAGGCTGAGGAGGCGATTCGGGAACTCATCCCCGAGGAGGCCGGCGTCATGGACCTGAATTTCCACACCGACACCGGCGAAGTCGTCGTCCAGGCCCAGAAGCCCGGCGTCGTCATTGGCCGGCGCGGCTCGACCCTGCGTGACATCACGCAAGAGGTCGGCTGGACGCCCGAAGTCGTTCGAACGCCCCCCATCGAGTCCTCGACGGTCGAGAACGTCCGGAACTTCCTCAAACAGGAGCGCGAGGACCGCCGGGACATCCTCGAACGCGTCGGCCGGCAGATCCACCGCGAGCCGATGTCCGACGACGAGTACGTCCGTATCACGACACTGGGCTGCTGCCGAGAGGTCGGCCGCGCCGCGTTCATCCTCTCGACGCCGGACACGCGCATCCTCATCGACTGTGGTAACAAGCCCGGGTCGAACGGGGAGCAACCGTATCTGGACATCCCGGAGGCGTTCGGGGCCGGGACCAACGGTATCGACGCCGTCGTCCTGACCCACGCACATCTGGACCACTCCGCGCTGGTCCCGCTACTGTTCGAATACGGCTACGACGGCCCCATCTACTGCACCGAGCCGACGCGGGACCTGATGGGCCTGCTGACGCTGGATTATCTGGACACTGCCGCGGACGACGGTCGGACCCCGCCGTACGACTCCGAGATGGTCCGCGAAGCCATCAAACACACCATCCCGCTGGAGTACGGCGACGTGACCGACATCGCGCCCGACATCAAACTGACGCTGCACAACGCCGGCCACGTCCTCGGCTCGTCGGTGTGTCACTTCCACGTCGGCGACGGCCTGTACAACGTCGCCTTCTCCGGCGACATCCACTACGACGACACGCGCCTGTTCGACGGCGCGGTCAACGACTTCCCGCGGGTGGAAACGCTCGTGCTGGAGTCGACCTACGGCGGCCGCAACGACTACCAGACCGATCAGGAAGACTCAGAGCGAAAGCTCAAACAGATCATCCAGAACGCCTACGACCGCGACGGGAAAGTGCTCATTCCGACCTTCGCCGTCGGGCGGTCACAGGAACTCATGCTCGTCCTCGAAGAGGCGATGCGGAACGGCGACATCCCCGAGATGCCGGTCCACCTCGACGGGATGATCTGGGAGGCGACGGCCGTTCACACGACCTACCCCGAGTATCTCCGCGACGGTCTGCAGGACCGTATCTTCGACGAAGACCAGAACCCGTTCCTGGCCGATCAGTTCAACCACATTGACGGCGGGGACGAGGAACGACAGGAGATCGCCGATGGCGATTCCGCTATCATCCTCTCTACTTCGGGGATGCTCACCGGCGGGCCGGTCATGTCCTGGCTCGAACAGCTCGGCCCCGACCCGGATTCGACGCTTACCTTCGTCGACTATCAGGCGCAGGGAACGCTTGGTAATCGTATCCAGCGCGGCGTAGACGAGGCGCCCGTCGGCGGCAACGGGCGCAGCGAGACGGTCCCGCTGGAGATGACCGTCGAGACGGTCGACGGCTTCTCCGGCCACGCCGACCGACAGGGACTGGAAAACTTCGTGAAGACGATGAACCCCAGACCCGAGAAGATCCTCTGTGTCCACGGCGACGAATCGGCGACACAGGACCTCTCCTCGTCGCTGTACCACGACCAGAACATCCGGACCTTCGCGCCGGAGAACCTCGAAACGTTCCGCTTCCGCTGA
- a CDS encoding thiamine ABC transporter substrate-binding protein: protein MDRRSFLTAAGATVSVSFAGCAGLGGSDESSTEASSTDESTATGTSTGDAGDVEETLVVGTYSAFVDSPSTSPGAWVKQRFEEEFDARLIWQTPSNEVNHYIERRNAGVDIEADMYLGLNTDHLVRIDENLDDGLFAGVGDVAGQDDIKPGLQFDPDGRAIPYDTGYISLVFDGTETTAPETFDGLLAEEHAGDLITQNPSSSATGRAFLLHTVKQFGPDGYLDYWSDLQENDVRVLGSWSDAYSAWSGGEAPMVVSYSTDQVFADQNDANLEEHQIRFLNDQGYANPEGMAVFDGADTPDLAREFMSFLLRPEIQGEIAVRNVQFPATESADLPEDYAELAQEPPEPVTFGYDELKGSVSGWISDWERQFASN from the coding sequence ATGGATAGACGTTCCTTCCTGACAGCGGCCGGCGCGACGGTGTCCGTCTCGTTTGCCGGCTGTGCCGGGCTGGGCGGTAGCGACGAGTCGAGCACCGAGGCGTCGAGTACGGACGAGTCAACCGCGACCGGGACGAGTACCGGCGACGCCGGCGATGTAGAGGAAACGCTCGTCGTCGGGACCTACAGCGCCTTCGTCGACTCGCCGTCGACGAGTCCGGGCGCGTGGGTGAAACAGCGCTTCGAGGAGGAGTTCGACGCCCGCCTGATCTGGCAGACGCCGAGCAACGAGGTCAACCACTACATCGAGCGCCGGAACGCCGGCGTCGACATCGAGGCCGACATGTACCTCGGGCTGAACACGGACCACCTCGTCCGGATCGACGAGAACCTCGACGACGGGCTGTTCGCCGGGGTCGGCGACGTGGCCGGCCAGGACGACATCAAACCGGGGCTGCAGTTCGACCCCGACGGCCGGGCAATCCCCTACGACACCGGCTACATCAGCCTGGTGTTCGACGGCACGGAGACCACAGCACCGGAGACCTTCGACGGCCTGCTTGCGGAGGAACACGCCGGCGACCTCATCACGCAGAATCCGTCCAGTTCGGCTACCGGCCGGGCGTTCCTGCTGCACACGGTCAAGCAGTTCGGCCCGGACGGCTATCTGGACTACTGGAGCGACCTGCAAGAGAACGACGTTCGGGTACTCGGTTCGTGGAGTGACGCTTACAGCGCCTGGTCGGGCGGCGAAGCCCCGATGGTGGTCTCCTACTCCACCGACCAGGTGTTCGCGGACCAGAACGACGCCAATCTGGAAGAACACCAGATCCGCTTCCTGAACGACCAGGGCTACGCCAACCCGGAAGGGATGGCGGTCTTCGATGGAGCGGATACGCCCGACCTCGCCCGGGAGTTCATGAGCTTCCTGCTGCGCCCGGAGATTCAGGGCGAAATCGCCGTCCGGAACGTCCAGTTCCCGGCAACCGAATCCGCCGACCTCCCCGAGGACTACGCCGAACTGGCTCAGGAGCCCCCGGAGCCGGTCACGTTCGGCTACGACGAACTCAAGGGCTCCGTCTCGGGCTGGATCTCCGACTGGGAACGGCAGTTCGCCTCGAACTAA
- a CDS encoding ABC transporter ATP-binding protein has protein sequence MNRTAPPAVELDGVTRRYGETTAVEDLSLSVRDGEFFTLVGPSGCGKTTTLRLIAAFEDPTQGEVRFGGESVTGVPPEDRDVGVVFQNYALFPHMTVGENVAYGLSFSDPPGGGSDEARVRELLELVDLDGMQDRDPDTLSGGQQQRVAMARALAPGPDVLLLDEPMSALDAKLRERLRVQVREIQQELGITTIYVTHDQEEALAVSDRVAVMRDGTPEQVAPPRTIYREPATEFVATFVGDNNVLSGEVTAVRSTDRVDDSSDESGRSIADVTVDSTTLSVALDGDSDPEAAVSAGDRLTFCVRPERLTLDADRNALTATVTSAEFLGETTRVHLDWEGREILLRAEDPPTGTVTVGFDPADAHTVDRQ, from the coding sequence GTGAACCGGACCGCCCCGCCGGCCGTCGAACTCGACGGCGTCACCAGACGCTACGGCGAGACGACCGCCGTCGAGGACCTGTCGCTTTCCGTTCGGGACGGCGAGTTCTTCACGCTGGTCGGCCCCTCCGGCTGTGGGAAGACGACGACGCTCCGGCTCATCGCGGCCTTCGAGGACCCGACGCAGGGCGAAGTCCGGTTCGGCGGCGAGTCCGTCACCGGCGTCCCCCCAGAGGACCGCGACGTGGGCGTCGTCTTCCAGAACTACGCGCTGTTCCCGCACATGACCGTCGGGGAGAACGTCGCCTACGGCCTCTCGTTCTCCGACCCGCCCGGCGGCGGCAGCGACGAAGCGCGGGTTCGTGAGCTGCTGGAGCTGGTGGACCTCGACGGTATGCAGGACCGGGACCCAGACACGCTTTCCGGCGGCCAGCAACAGCGGGTGGCGATGGCCCGCGCGCTGGCCCCCGGCCCCGACGTGCTCCTGCTCGACGAGCCGATGAGCGCCCTGGATGCGAAGCTCCGGGAACGGTTGCGCGTGCAGGTCCGCGAGATTCAGCAGGAACTGGGCATTACGACGATTTACGTCACCCACGACCAGGAGGAGGCCTTAGCTGTCTCAGACCGCGTGGCAGTCATGCGAGACGGGACGCCGGAACAGGTCGCGCCGCCGCGGACCATCTACCGCGAGCCGGCGACAGAGTTCGTCGCCACCTTCGTCGGCGACAACAACGTCCTCAGCGGTGAGGTGACGGCAGTTCGGTCGACCGACAGGGTTGACGATTCCAGCGACGAGAGTGGACGATCCATCGCGGACGTGACGGTCGACAGTACGACGCTCTCAGTGGCCCTGGATGGTGACAGCGACCCGGAGGCCGCTGTCTCGGCCGGGGACCGGCTCACGTTCTGTGTGCGACCGGAGCGGCTTACCCTCGATGCCGACCGGAACGCGCTGACGGCGACCGTCACGAGCGCGGAGTTCCTCGGGGAGACGACACGCGTTCATCTCGACTGGGAGGGTCGAGAAATCCTGTTACGAGCCGAAGACCCGCCGACGGGCACGGTGACAGTCGGCTTCGACCCGGCGGACGCACACACTGTCGACAGACAGTAG
- the pdhA gene encoding pyruvate dehydrogenase (acetyl-transferring) E1 component subunit alpha: MATDVLDRAYDDQAQALDADGEIVDPDLIPDLSDEKLVSMYRDMRFARQFDERMISLQRQGRLGTYSSLAGQEGSQVGSTYALADEDTIFYQYREHGALVARGLPWEYVLYWMGHEAGNAALGDVNVFPLNISIGAHLPHAVGWSWAAKRKGDERAGIVHFGDGATSEGDFHEAMNFAGVFETPTVFFCNNNQWAISVPRERQTASQTLAQKADAYGFDGVQVDGMDPLATYTVTEAARERAVGADGQERGPVFIEAVQYRFGAHTTADDPDVYRDDAEVEQWRERDPLDRMEQFLRNCNLLDDEKIDVMDDTIDEQLGEIIDNAEAHAAEPTDLFTDVYAESTQNIDEQQEYFEALRERHGDDALLESE, from the coding sequence ATGGCAACCGACGTGCTCGATAGGGCGTACGACGACCAGGCGCAGGCGCTGGACGCCGATGGCGAGATCGTCGACCCGGACCTCATCCCGGACCTCTCTGACGAGAAACTGGTTTCGATGTACCGCGATATGCGCTTTGCGCGGCAGTTCGACGAGCGGATGATAAGTCTCCAGCGGCAGGGTCGGCTCGGCACCTACTCCTCGCTGGCGGGCCAGGAAGGGTCTCAGGTCGGGTCGACGTACGCGCTGGCCGACGAGGACACAATCTTCTATCAGTACCGGGAACACGGCGCGCTCGTCGCCCGCGGGCTCCCCTGGGAGTACGTCCTCTACTGGATGGGCCACGAAGCGGGCAACGCCGCTCTCGGCGACGTGAACGTGTTCCCGCTGAACATCTCCATCGGTGCACACCTGCCCCACGCCGTCGGGTGGTCGTGGGCGGCAAAGCGAAAGGGCGACGAGCGCGCCGGTATCGTCCACTTCGGCGACGGGGCCACCAGCGAAGGGGACTTCCACGAGGCGATGAACTTCGCCGGCGTGTTCGAGACACCAACGGTGTTCTTCTGTAACAACAACCAGTGGGCTATCTCCGTCCCGCGGGAGCGCCAGACCGCCAGCCAGACGCTGGCGCAGAAGGCCGACGCCTACGGCTTCGACGGCGTGCAGGTCGACGGGATGGACCCGCTGGCGACCTACACCGTCACCGAGGCCGCACGGGAGCGGGCCGTGGGAGCCGACGGACAGGAGCGGGGACCCGTTTTCATCGAAGCCGTCCAGTACCGCTTCGGCGCACATACGACCGCCGACGACCCGGACGTGTACCGGGACGACGCGGAGGTCGAGCAGTGGCGCGAACGCGACCCGCTGGACCGCATGGAGCAGTTCCTCAGGAACTGCAATCTGCTGGACGACGAGAAGATCGACGTGATGGACGACACCATCGACGAGCAACTCGGCGAGATTATCGACAACGCGGAGGCTCACGCCGCTGAACCGACGGATCTCTTTACCGACGTGTACGCCGAGTCCACGCAGAACATCGACGAGCAGCAGGAGTACTTCGAGGCGCTCCGCGAACGCCACGGCGACGACGCCTTGCTGGAGTCAGAGTAG
- a CDS encoding divalent metal cation transporter — protein sequence MSSTETVDSSAVSKGTLGEYAEAMGPSWIAGAIAAGPATIASLVTAGGAFGYSLLWVVVLSAGAGALAQYLAMRLGLLTERGIVAVVEEHLGDAWAWLLVGDAVLAAGVAQLVIMKTVATVSATVTGIDARIWGVAWALVLAAGLAGGGYRFLELAAKVLVLLVVVAFVASLFVVPIDAGAAVNGLVPSVPSGSALVAAGILGGAVHITLITMHSYTMRARGWTREDYDLATVDVGASMLVAFGVYSLAIFLVTASVLTSGDLTTVGAAEALGPLVGDSARWLFLLGLWGAAVSTLGGNTIVPPFLLADKLGWGTTIEDNRYRGLLAAVALLSAPGAFIGGNVLGQLVLVLALGTVGTPFVIALVLYLLNSDAVPESNSLAANAGGLALIAVSGGLAGNFVVEQLGGGVGPLSGFVLAFAIVLGLAMAGLGGKFLREELLA from the coding sequence ATGAGTTCGACCGAAACCGTCGACAGTTCGGCTGTTAGCAAGGGAACACTCGGTGAATACGCCGAAGCGATGGGGCCGTCCTGGATCGCGGGTGCAATCGCCGCCGGCCCGGCGACGATTGCCAGCCTCGTCACCGCTGGCGGTGCGTTCGGCTACAGCCTCCTGTGGGTCGTCGTCCTCTCCGCGGGGGCGGGGGCGCTGGCCCAGTACCTCGCGATGCGGCTGGGACTGCTGACCGAACGGGGCATCGTCGCCGTCGTCGAGGAGCACCTCGGCGACGCGTGGGCGTGGCTGCTGGTCGGCGACGCGGTGCTTGCGGCCGGCGTGGCACAGCTCGTAATCATGAAGACCGTCGCCACGGTCTCGGCGACGGTGACCGGTATCGACGCGCGTATCTGGGGCGTCGCCTGGGCGCTCGTTCTGGCGGCGGGGCTGGCCGGCGGCGGCTACCGGTTCCTCGAACTGGCCGCAAAAGTCCTCGTCCTGCTGGTCGTCGTCGCGTTCGTCGCCAGCCTGTTCGTCGTGCCAATCGACGCTGGCGCGGCGGTGAACGGACTGGTCCCGTCCGTCCCGTCCGGGAGCGCGCTGGTTGCGGCCGGCATCCTCGGCGGCGCGGTCCACATCACGCTCATCACGATGCACTCCTACACGATGCGGGCCCGAGGCTGGACCCGCGAGGACTACGACCTCGCGACGGTCGACGTCGGGGCGTCGATGCTGGTGGCGTTTGGGGTCTACAGCCTCGCTATCTTCCTCGTTACGGCGAGTGTGCTCACCTCCGGCGACCTTACGACGGTCGGCGCTGCGGAGGCCCTCGGTCCATTGGTCGGCGACAGCGCTCGCTGGCTGTTCCTGCTCGGCCTCTGGGGCGCGGCCGTGTCGACGCTTGGCGGCAACACCATCGTCCCGCCGTTCCTGCTCGCCGACAAGCTCGGCTGGGGCACCACTATCGAGGATAACCGTTACCGCGGCCTGCTCGCCGCCGTTGCGCTGCTGTCTGCTCCGGGCGCGTTCATCGGCGGGAACGTGCTCGGCCAGCTCGTCCTCGTGCTTGCGCTCGGCACCGTCGGCACCCCGTTCGTCATTGCCCTTGTCCTCTACCTCCTGAACTCCGACGCGGTCCCGGAGTCGAACTCGCTGGCGGCGAACGCCGGCGGGCTGGCGCTCATCGCAGTTTCGGGCGGGCTCGCCGGGAACTTCGTCGTCGAACAGCTCGGCGGCGGCGTCGGCCCGCTCTCCGGGTTCGTGCTGGCGTTTGCCATCGTCCTCGGCCTCGCCATGGCCGGCCTCGGCGGGAAGTTCCTCCGGGAGGAACTCCTCGCGTGA
- a CDS encoding sugar phosphate isomerase/epimerase family protein, with translation MNIVGKCPPTTAKLDAAADRGFDSVELHLRPSDLDDVGATAAMVKQSPVSAASVHTLHARPDDPEPFRRSDALAERLDAYLVVHSQYAQHTHTALLDSYDFAAPCGYENNPGASQFSLANLLLDRGHDLVLDTAHLFMSEPAYLESLSDLLKSYGDQIQVVHFTDGTLLNDGLPFGDGEIPLERTAEILASEFDGNVVLEVMPDDQADARQRVLEWLN, from the coding sequence ATGAATATCGTCGGCAAGTGCCCGCCGACCACAGCCAAGCTCGACGCCGCGGCCGACCGAGGCTTCGACAGCGTGGAACTCCACCTCCGGCCGTCGGACCTCGACGACGTCGGGGCTACAGCGGCGATGGTCAAACAGTCACCCGTCTCGGCGGCGTCGGTCCACACGCTTCACGCCCGCCCGGACGATCCGGAACCGTTCCGCCGGAGCGATGCGCTTGCCGAGCGACTCGACGCCTATCTCGTTGTCCACAGCCAGTACGCCCAGCACACGCACACCGCCCTGCTGGACAGCTACGACTTCGCCGCCCCCTGCGGCTACGAGAACAACCCTGGCGCGAGCCAGTTCTCGCTGGCGAATCTACTGCTCGACCGCGGCCACGACCTGGTGCTCGATACGGCCCACCTGTTCATGTCCGAGCCAGCGTATCTGGAGTCACTCTCGGACCTCTTGAAAAGCTACGGCGACCAGATTCAGGTCGTCCACTTCACCGACGGAACGCTGTTGAACGACGGCCTCCCCTTCGGCGACGGGGAGATACCCCTCGAACGAACAGCCGAAATTTTGGCTTCGGAGTTCGACGGCAACGTCGTGCTTGAGGTCATGCCCGACGACCAAGCCGACGCCCGCCAGCGCGTGCTGGAGTGGCTCAACTAA